The proteins below come from a single Eucalyptus grandis isolate ANBG69807.140 chromosome 3, ASM1654582v1, whole genome shotgun sequence genomic window:
- the LOC104437155 gene encoding plant intracellular Ras-group-related LRR protein 7-like isoform X2, with the protein MNRSCITNLPATIGMWEKLEEIHGEDCLALQTIPNDIVRLCFLKIFKLTETHVKIVPELPPSLISLCLSLVAAVLDTSNLRNLKLSFPTLTSITAMEMDRSYNPWWIRKLLKLEYLRLELPSITSIPSDLDHLYCLKELLLVRCKNLRHIGLLPSSLSKLTVSHCSVLQSIDLSNLQKLLELRLSFGIPNIQGLEGLRSLQCLKLSSCEFGNLSGLERLENLQVLSIELCSLLHTLPTLSNLKYLKDLFLWSCQKLAKIQGLDGLESLQSITIGGCSSLQSLPDLSNLKKLEYCDIECCSRGNPLGEV; encoded by the coding sequence ATGAACAGAAGTTGCATAACAAATCTACCGGCAACAATTGGGATGTGGGAGAAATTGGAAGAGATTCATGGAGAGGATTGTTTGGCATTACAAACGATTCCCAATGATATTGTAAGACTatgtttcttgaaaatttttaaattgacaGAAACTCATGTGAAGATAGTACCAGAGCTCCCCCCAAGTTTAATAAGTTTATGTCTCTCTTTAGTAGCAGCAGTTTTGGACACGTCgaatctaagaaatttgaaattgagttttcCCACCTTAACGTCCATCACAGCTATGGAAATGGATAGAAGTTACAACCCATGGTGGATTAGGAAACTATTGAAACTGGAGTACTTAAGATTGGAACTTCCAAGCATCACCAGCATACCATCGGATTTGGATCACCTTTATTGCCTGAAAGAACTTCTACTTGTCCGCTGTAAGAACCTACGGCACATTGGGCTGCTTCCCTCTAGTTTGAGCAAACTTACAGTTTCCCACTGTAGCGTTCTACAAAGTATAGATCTTTCTAACTTGCAGAAATTGTTGGAGTTAAGGCTCAGTTTTGGGATACCCAATATTCAAGGCCTCGAAGGTTTAAGATCATTACAGTGCCTGAAACTTTCCTCCTGTGAGTTTGGCAATCTCAGTGGGCTTGAAAGACTAGAGAATCTACAAGTGTTGTCGATTGAACTTTGCTCCCTCCTTCATACATTACCCACCTTATCCaacttaaaatatttgaaggaCCTGTTTCTGTGGAGCTGTCAAAAATTGGCCAAGATTCAAGGTCTTGATGGACTGGAATCACTACAATCAATCACCATTGGAGGTTGTAGTTCCTTGCAAAGTTTACCTGATCTATCCAATTTGAAGAAGCTGGAATACTGCGACATTGAATGTTGTTCCAGAGGTAATCCCCTGGGAGAAGTGTAG